The Kordia sp. SMS9 genome window below encodes:
- the thrC gene encoding threonine synthase encodes MNYYSLHHKAPKVSFKEAVIRGLAPDRGIYFPENITPLSEEFIKNIDNYSHEEIAFEAIQQFVGDDIPKEILKEIIAETLSFDFPVIPIEENIGTLELFHGPTMAFKDVGARFMARCLGYFNRDKDEKVTVLVATSGDTGGAVANGFLGVKGVDVVILYPSGKVSEIQEKQLTTLGQNITALEVDGVFDDCQEMVKTAFLDEEIERTLTSANSINIARWLPQMFYFFFAYKAMHKQHKNLVFSVPSGNFGNICAGIMAQKLGLPIQHFIAATNVNDTVSNYLESGEYVPQQSIATISNAMDVGNPSNFIRIQELYGNDLETIKQHFSSYSFTDDETKTAMKSIYNQHNYIADPHGAVGYLGLQHHDLKDAYGIFLETAHPVKFLPTVESTLPVQLDIPPQIQEIMHKEKHALKAANYDDLKRFLNA; translated from the coding sequence ATGAACTACTACAGTCTACATCATAAAGCTCCCAAGGTTTCATTTAAAGAAGCAGTAATTCGTGGATTAGCGCCTGATAGAGGTATTTATTTTCCTGAAAATATTACACCATTGTCGGAAGAATTTATCAAAAATATTGACAACTATTCGCATGAAGAAATTGCTTTTGAAGCGATTCAACAATTTGTGGGAGATGACATTCCAAAAGAAATTTTAAAAGAAATCATTGCCGAAACACTAAGTTTCGATTTTCCTGTAATTCCGATTGAAGAAAACATTGGAACGCTAGAATTATTTCACGGACCAACGATGGCATTTAAAGATGTTGGCGCACGTTTTATGGCGCGCTGTTTGGGATATTTTAACCGTGATAAAGACGAAAAAGTCACAGTTTTAGTCGCGACTTCTGGAGATACTGGCGGCGCAGTTGCCAATGGGTTTTTAGGTGTGAAAGGTGTAGATGTTGTGATTTTATATCCAAGCGGAAAAGTCAGCGAAATTCAAGAAAAACAGTTAACTACTTTGGGACAAAATATTACCGCATTGGAAGTAGATGGTGTGTTTGACGATTGTCAAGAAATGGTAAAAACTGCTTTCTTAGATGAAGAAATTGAACGTACACTAACGTCTGCAAATTCCATCAATATTGCACGTTGGTTGCCGCAAATGTTCTACTTTTTCTTTGCATACAAAGCAATGCACAAACAACATAAAAACCTAGTATTTTCAGTGCCAAGCGGAAATTTTGGAAACATTTGTGCAGGGATTATGGCACAAAAACTCGGTTTGCCGATTCAGCATTTTATTGCAGCGACGAATGTAAACGATACCGTTTCTAACTATTTAGAAAGTGGCGAATACGTTCCACAACAATCAATTGCTACGATTTCAAACGCCATGGATGTTGGGAATCCGAGCAATTTCATTCGTATTCAAGAATTGTATGGAAATGATTTGGAAACGATCAAGCAACATTTTTCATCGTACAGTTTCACAGATGACGAAACAAAAACTGCCATGAAATCTATCTACAATCAACATAATTATATTGCCGATCCGCACGGCGCCGTTGGGTATTTAGGTTTGCAACATCACGATTTAAAAGATGCATACGGAATTTTTCTAGAAACCGCACATCCTGTCAAATTCTTACCGACAGTCGAATCGACCTTGCCTGTACAACTAGACATTCCACCACAAATTCAAGAAATCATGCATAAAGAAAAACATGCGCTAAAAGCAGCAAATTATGATGATTTGAAACGATTTTTGAATGCATAA
- a CDS encoding S41 family peptidase: MHTFLRFILLFVATTSFAQVDSSFCNKSRLILTMLDKNHYKPKTINNDFSSYVFDKLLERLDDRRLLYSQADIEVLAPLKDQLDDYLRNGECDFISEFTVFYEKHLKEAKQTIETLEKTKLDFSGKDTVTYGSFKEKSRFSISPKTLQKRWSKKIRVDMIRDYLSLSNPSNFNKIKAQLKQKVIAENKCFIVDKLQAVNGLQSYVETTFLDVVCTYFDPHSSFFDPTDNATFMNSISTETSSIGVWFSKNNDGKIVVSGLQTGSTAWKEKEISAGDLVLSLEANDTKLSTTCLSLISLYDFINDENNKTITINFLTDKNLNKTVVLRKENLKIEENAVNSFILKGKKDIGYISLPSFYTNADYGFGSANDIAKELFKLNAVDIDGLILDLRGNGGGSMKQAIDLSGMFIDKGPLGIYRDQQNEKRIVKDLNRGTLFTKPLVILINNESASASEFIAAALRDHNRAILVGSRTYGKGTIQQIMPLQSEEGFLRITIEKMYGFKGNSHQAVGIRPDIEFPNLLTGIEDGENGNANVIVSDTIQKNVYFKIPEAATYDNLRTKSMARIKQNKAAATIKEINTNLKNYLHSERVLLLSVEGIQEDMDRFNAIFEKSDDIEMTHETFEVVNLEDYKEILAYNKNKAKENSYAIKSIQTDHEIEETYRILSDYIQQLTN, encoded by the coding sequence ATGCACACTTTTTTACGTTTTATACTGCTCTTTGTCGCAACAACTTCGTTTGCACAAGTAGATTCTTCTTTCTGCAACAAATCTCGTTTGATTTTGACGATGTTAGATAAGAATCACTACAAACCCAAAACGATAAATAACGACTTTTCAAGCTATGTTTTTGATAAACTTTTGGAACGTTTGGACGATCGCCGTTTGTTGTATTCGCAAGCAGATATAGAAGTATTAGCGCCATTAAAAGATCAATTGGACGATTATTTGCGAAATGGGGAATGTGACTTTATCAGTGAGTTTACTGTTTTTTATGAGAAACATCTCAAAGAAGCAAAACAAACAATTGAAACTTTAGAAAAAACAAAGCTAGATTTTTCTGGAAAAGACACGGTAACCTATGGAAGTTTTAAAGAAAAATCGCGCTTCTCTATATCACCCAAAACACTTCAAAAACGCTGGTCTAAAAAGATTAGAGTCGATATGATTCGCGATTATTTATCGTTGAGCAATCCATCAAACTTCAATAAAATAAAAGCACAGCTCAAACAAAAAGTTATTGCGGAAAACAAATGCTTTATTGTAGATAAATTGCAAGCGGTGAACGGATTGCAATCATATGTAGAAACTACATTTTTAGATGTTGTGTGCACCTATTTTGATCCACACAGTAGCTTTTTTGATCCAACAGACAATGCAACATTCATGAATTCTATCAGCACAGAAACCAGTTCTATTGGTGTATGGTTTTCCAAAAATAACGATGGAAAAATTGTCGTTTCTGGCTTGCAAACTGGAAGTACCGCTTGGAAAGAAAAAGAAATCAGCGCAGGCGATTTAGTGCTATCACTAGAAGCAAATGATACCAAACTCAGCACAACCTGTCTGTCATTGATAAGTCTGTACGACTTCATAAATGATGAAAATAATAAAACAATCACGATCAACTTTTTGACTGATAAAAACTTGAATAAAACGGTCGTTTTACGCAAAGAAAATTTAAAAATTGAAGAAAATGCAGTCAATAGTTTTATCCTTAAAGGGAAAAAAGATATTGGCTATATTTCCTTGCCCAGTTTTTATACGAATGCAGATTATGGTTTTGGAAGTGCCAATGATATCGCGAAAGAATTGTTCAAACTTAATGCGGTTGATATTGACGGATTGATTTTGGATTTGCGTGGCAACGGCGGCGGTTCTATGAAGCAAGCCATTGATTTATCGGGCATGTTTATTGACAAAGGTCCTTTGGGGATTTACCGCGATCAACAAAACGAAAAACGCATTGTCAAAGATTTGAATCGGGGAACATTGTTTACCAAACCGTTGGTGATTTTGATTAACAACGAAAGTGCTTCTGCCTCCGAATTTATCGCAGCTGCTTTGCGCGATCACAACAGAGCTATTTTGGTGGGAAGTCGCACGTATGGCAAAGGAACCATTCAACAGATTATGCCGTTGCAAAGTGAAGAAGGTTTTTTACGAATTACCATTGAAAAAATGTATGGTTTTAAAGGCAATTCGCATCAAGCAGTTGGCATTCGACCTGATATTGAATTCCCAAATTTATTGACAGGAATTGAAGATGGCGAAAACGGAAATGCAAATGTGATTGTGAGCGATACCATTCAAAAAAATGTCTATTTTAAAATTCCAGAAGCAGCAACATACGACAATTTACGTACCAAAAGTATGGCGCGCATAAAACAAAACAAAGCTGCTGCTACCATCAAAGAAATCAACACCAATCTGAAAAATTATTTACATAGCGAACGTGTATTACTGTTATCTGTGGAAGGAATTCAAGAAGACATGGACAGATTTAACGCTATTTTTGAAAAATCGGACGATATTGAAATGACTCACGAGACTTTTGAAGTTGTAAATTTAGAAGATTACAAAGAAATTTTAGCCTACAATAAAAACAAAGCCAAAGAGAATTCGTATGCGATTAAGAGCATTCAAACTGATCATGAAATTGAAGAAACCTATCGTATTCTTTCAGATTATATTCAACAACTCACCAATTAA
- a CDS encoding sugar nucleotide-binding protein, whose product MNRILILGASGYIGQAIYKELCSYFDVYGTFYSNKSFAKNQHFIRYDLDYDGIDEIVTQVQPTIIISTLRGDFAAQIEAHIFLTEYVKTKPCKLFFLSSANVFDAYSSYPSYEYDKTLSESIYGKLKIRIENMLMRLPQKKYAIIRLPMVFGHNSPRILEIKQCLEENVPIEVFPNLVMNTISDKKLTQQIHYMINRRKSGIFHLGAEDLIHHEEFYEEILKSLNVEKPLFKNVYTSNFDRFLAVLPKDNKLPKHLATTNQETLEYISGKIKE is encoded by the coding sequence TTGAATAGAATTTTAATATTAGGAGCGAGCGGATATATTGGTCAGGCGATTTACAAAGAGCTCTGCTCCTATTTTGATGTATACGGTACGTTTTACAGCAACAAATCGTTTGCGAAAAATCAGCATTTTATTCGGTATGATTTGGATTATGATGGTATTGACGAAATTGTGACACAAGTGCAACCCACCATCATTATTTCTACCTTGCGTGGCGATTTTGCCGCACAGATTGAAGCACATATTTTTTTAACAGAATATGTAAAAACAAAACCCTGCAAACTCTTCTTTTTATCGTCTGCCAATGTGTTTGATGCATACAGCAGTTATCCATCGTATGAATACGATAAAACCCTTTCAGAAAGCATCTACGGAAAACTTAAAATTCGTATTGAAAATATGTTGATGCGTTTGCCGCAGAAAAAATATGCGATCATTCGTTTGCCGATGGTTTTTGGGCACAATTCGCCGCGAATCCTAGAAATAAAGCAATGCTTGGAAGAAAACGTTCCTATTGAAGTGTTTCCGAATTTGGTAATGAATACCATTTCTGATAAAAAACTCACACAGCAAATTCACTACATGATCAATCGACGTAAAAGTGGAATTTTTCACTTAGGTGCCGAAGATTTAATTCATCATGAAGAATTTTACGAAGAAATTTTAAAAAGCCTGAACGTAGAAAAACCGTTATTTAAAAACGTGTATACATCCAATTTTGATCGTTTTTTAGCCGTTTTGCCAAAAGATAATAAATTACCGAAGCATTTGGCAACAACGAATCAAGAGACTTTAGAGTATATTTCTGGAAAAATTAAAGAGTGA
- the gcvT gene encoding glycine cleavage system aminomethyltransferase GcvT produces MKDTALTKIHEALGAKMVPFAGYNMPVQYEGVNVEHETVRNGVGVFDVSHMGEFVISGPNALALIQKIATNDASKLVDGKAQYSCMPNNDGGIVDDLIIYRVNEEKYILVVNASNIEKDWNWISSHNDVGAEMRDVSDNYSLLAIQGPKAVEAMQSLTEVDLTNIKYYTFQIATFAGVENVIVSATGYTGSGGFEIYCKNEDVAKVWEKVFEAGADFGIKPIGLAARDTLRLEMGYCLYGNDIDDTTSPIEAGLGWITKFTKDFVNREAIESQKKLGTARRLVAFEMQDRGIPRQGYDIVDGNGNIIGNVTSGTMSPSMKVGIGLGYVPTVFKDVGSIVYIQIRKKRVPAKVVKLPFYKK; encoded by the coding sequence ATGAAGGATACAGCTCTTACTAAAATTCACGAAGCATTGGGTGCTAAAATGGTTCCTTTTGCAGGATATAACATGCCTGTACAGTACGAAGGCGTTAATGTTGAACACGAAACAGTTCGTAACGGCGTGGGTGTTTTTGATGTAAGTCACATGGGCGAATTTGTGATTTCTGGACCGAATGCGTTGGCATTAATACAAAAAATCGCAACCAATGACGCTTCTAAATTGGTGGACGGAAAAGCGCAATACAGTTGCATGCCTAACAATGATGGTGGAATTGTGGACGATTTAATCATCTACAGAGTGAATGAAGAGAAGTATATTTTAGTCGTAAATGCTTCCAATATTGAAAAAGACTGGAACTGGATTTCAAGTCATAACGATGTAGGAGCTGAAATGCGCGATGTGTCTGACAACTATTCTTTATTGGCAATTCAAGGACCAAAAGCCGTGGAAGCGATGCAGTCTTTAACGGAAGTTGACTTAACAAATATTAAATATTACACATTCCAAATTGCAACCTTTGCAGGTGTTGAAAACGTCATTGTTTCTGCAACTGGATATACAGGTTCGGGTGGATTTGAAATTTACTGTAAAAACGAAGATGTTGCCAAAGTTTGGGAAAAAGTTTTTGAAGCTGGTGCTGATTTTGGCATCAAGCCGATTGGTTTGGCAGCGCGTGATACCTTGCGCTTGGAAATGGGGTATTGCTTGTATGGAAATGATATTGACGATACCACATCTCCAATTGAAGCAGGTTTGGGTTGGATTACGAAATTTACGAAAGATTTTGTAAATCGTGAAGCAATTGAAAGTCAGAAAAAACTAGGGACAGCACGCAGATTGGTCGCTTTTGAAATGCAAGATCGCGGTATTCCGAGACAAGGATATGATATTGTAGACGGAAACGGTAATATTATTGGAAATGTAACATCCGGAACCATGTCACCTTCTATGAAAGTGGGTATTGGCTTAGGATATGTACCAACCGTTTTTAAAGATGTAGGTAGCATTGTTTACATTCAAATTCGTAAAAAAAGAGTACCTGCAAAAGTGGTGAAACTTCCTTTTTATAAAAAATAG
- a CDS encoding YebC/PmpR family DNA-binding transcriptional regulator: MGRAFEFRKARKMKRWSAMAKTFTRIGKDIVMAVKEGGPNPETNSRLRAVIQNAKAANMPKDNVERAIKKASDKNTDNYKEVLFEGYGPHGIAVLVETATDNNNRTVANVRSYFNKCDGNLGTQGSVEFMFDHTCNFRIPAEGQDPEELELEFIDFGVEEVFADEDGILLYGPFESFGAIQKELENREIEILSSGFERIPQVTKTLDEEQTADIEKLLEKLEDDDDVQNVYHTMAE; this comes from the coding sequence ATGGGAAGAGCATTTGAATTTAGAAAAGCACGAAAAATGAAACGTTGGTCAGCAATGGCAAAAACTTTTACCCGAATTGGGAAAGATATTGTCATGGCGGTAAAAGAAGGTGGACCGAATCCTGAAACAAATTCGAGATTGCGTGCGGTAATTCAGAATGCAAAAGCTGCCAACATGCCAAAAGACAATGTGGAGCGTGCAATAAAGAAAGCATCTGACAAAAATACGGATAACTACAAAGAAGTATTGTTTGAAGGCTACGGACCTCACGGAATTGCAGTATTGGTAGAAACTGCTACGGACAATAATAACAGAACAGTTGCCAATGTGCGTAGTTATTTTAACAAATGTGATGGGAATTTAGGGACGCAAGGTTCAGTAGAATTCATGTTTGATCATACGTGTAACTTCCGAATTCCCGCAGAAGGACAAGATCCTGAAGAGTTGGAATTAGAATTTATTGATTTTGGTGTAGAAGAAGTCTTTGCTGATGAAGATGGTATTTTATTATACGGCCCTTTTGAAAGTTTCGGTGCTATTCAGAAAGAATTGGAAAACAGAGAAATTGAAATATTATCCTCTGGTTTTGAGCGCATTCCACAAGTCACGAAAACGTTAGACGAAGAGCAAACCGCAGACATTGAAAAGTTGTTGGAAAAGCTGGAAGACGATGACGATGTTCAAAATGTGTATCACACGATGGCGGAATAA
- the thrA gene encoding bifunctional aspartate kinase/homoserine dehydrogenase I, translated as MNLLKFGGTSVANAQNINLVIDIITKASQDEKIAVVVSAFGNTTNMLLKTAELAAVKDEYYKDLLQEIENRHIQVVKDLIPVTEQSAIISHTKRLLNYLETLYEGCYLLRELTPKTLATIASFGELLSSFIISKVMETRGLDSILKDSRELIITSESYENAQVLMKLTQENCQSYFKTNEKQITILPGFIAATEKGETTTLGRGGSDYTAAIIAAAVDANELQIWTDVSGMYTANPRIVKQATPIPHISYQEAMELSHFGAKVIYPPTIQPVLDKEIPILVKNTFAPTQEGTRISKKPNGKQRAVKGISYIENISLLTLEGSGMIGIPGFSKRLFETLLAEQINIILITQASSEHSICIGINDKEASRAKIAIDETFAYEIASGKVDPILVEQQLAIIALVGENMKNHQGLSGKMFSMLGKNNVNIRAIAQGASEKNISAVIKSDDAKKALNALHEEFFEAKIKQLNLFVTGVGNVGERFIAQLHQQQEYLREQLKLNVRVVGISNSRTMHFDAEGIDLQKWKKHLAKGETASLDEFHQHVKSLNLRNSIFIDITASHEVSKVYGNYLRNNISVVTCNKIACASEYKNYQNLKRISQKYNAPFLFETNVGAGLPIIDTLKNVVASGDRIHKIQAVLSGSLNFVFNNLSDQNTFHDVVTQAQEEGYTEPDPKIDLSGVDVARKILILARESGYILELEDILNDSFLPEETLNTDNNEDFYASLTKHEAHFQQIFKEANEKKCRLKYVATFENGKANVGLQHIPSDHPFYNLEGSDNIVLFFTDRYVAQPLQIKGAGAGAEVTASGIFADVIRIGKF; from the coding sequence ATGAACCTACTCAAATTTGGCGGTACTTCTGTCGCCAATGCGCAAAATATAAACCTAGTAATCGATATCATTACAAAGGCTTCTCAAGATGAAAAAATAGCAGTTGTCGTTTCCGCTTTTGGAAACACTACAAACATGCTCTTAAAAACAGCAGAACTAGCGGCTGTAAAAGACGAATATTATAAAGACTTGCTTCAAGAAATTGAAAACAGGCACATTCAAGTTGTAAAAGATTTAATTCCCGTTACGGAACAAAGCGCCATTATCAGTCACACGAAACGCTTATTAAACTATTTAGAAACCTTGTATGAAGGTTGTTATTTGCTTCGCGAATTGACGCCGAAAACCTTAGCAACGATTGCTAGTTTTGGAGAACTTTTATCTTCATTCATCATCTCAAAAGTGATGGAAACACGCGGATTAGATAGCATACTTAAAGACAGTCGTGAATTAATCATTACATCAGAAAGCTACGAAAATGCACAAGTACTGATGAAATTGACACAAGAAAACTGTCAATCTTATTTTAAAACGAACGAAAAGCAAATTACGATCTTACCCGGATTTATTGCTGCTACAGAAAAAGGAGAAACCACTACGCTTGGTCGTGGAGGTTCAGATTACACTGCCGCCATTATTGCCGCCGCAGTAGACGCAAATGAATTACAAATTTGGACCGATGTCAGCGGAATGTATACCGCCAATCCACGAATTGTAAAACAGGCAACGCCAATTCCACATATTTCGTATCAAGAAGCAATGGAATTGTCACACTTTGGTGCGAAAGTAATCTATCCACCGACCATTCAACCTGTGCTCGACAAAGAAATCCCAATTTTAGTCAAAAACACCTTTGCGCCAACGCAAGAAGGAACACGTATTTCCAAAAAACCAAATGGAAAACAACGCGCTGTCAAAGGAATTAGTTACATAGAAAACATTTCACTATTAACGCTTGAAGGAAGCGGAATGATTGGAATTCCAGGATTCTCCAAACGTTTATTTGAAACCTTATTGGCAGAACAAATCAACATCATTCTCATCACACAAGCATCTTCAGAACATTCAATTTGTATTGGAATTAACGATAAAGAAGCGTCCAGAGCTAAGATTGCCATTGATGAAACTTTTGCCTACGAAATCGCTTCTGGAAAAGTAGATCCGATCTTAGTAGAGCAACAACTTGCTATCATTGCTTTGGTGGGAGAAAACATGAAAAATCACCAAGGATTGAGCGGGAAAATGTTCAGCATGCTTGGAAAAAACAACGTAAACATTCGCGCAATTGCACAAGGTGCTTCTGAGAAAAACATCTCCGCAGTCATCAAAAGTGACGATGCCAAAAAAGCACTGAACGCGTTGCATGAAGAATTCTTTGAAGCAAAAATAAAGCAACTCAATCTATTTGTAACAGGTGTTGGAAATGTGGGCGAACGCTTCATCGCACAACTGCACCAACAGCAAGAGTACTTGCGTGAACAACTAAAACTCAACGTACGAGTGGTAGGAATTTCCAATTCCAGAACCATGCATTTTGATGCAGAAGGAATCGATTTACAGAAGTGGAAAAAGCATTTAGCAAAAGGAGAAACGGCAAGTTTAGATGAATTTCACCAACACGTAAAATCGCTCAACTTGCGGAACAGTATTTTTATAGACATTACCGCGAGCCATGAGGTTTCTAAAGTATATGGAAACTATTTACGAAACAACATTTCCGTGGTAACTTGCAATAAAATTGCCTGTGCTTCTGAATATAAAAACTATCAAAACTTAAAACGTATTTCTCAAAAATACAACGCTCCGTTTTTATTTGAAACGAATGTTGGCGCAGGATTACCAATCATTGACACATTGAAAAATGTAGTTGCTTCAGGAGATCGTATTCATAAAATTCAAGCCGTACTTTCGGGAAGTTTAAACTTTGTGTTCAATAATTTAAGCGATCAAAATACGTTTCACGATGTAGTAACACAAGCACAAGAAGAAGGGTATACCGAACCCGATCCAAAAATTGATTTAAGTGGTGTAGATGTTGCACGTAAAATTCTCATCTTAGCACGTGAAAGTGGGTATATATTGGAGTTGGAAGACATTCTAAACGATTCCTTTTTACCAGAAGAAACACTCAACACAGATAACAATGAGGACTTTTACGCATCTTTAACCAAACATGAAGCGCATTTTCAACAAATTTTTAAAGAAGCCAACGAAAAAAAGTGCCGTTTAAAATATGTAGCTACTTTTGAAAATGGAAAAGCCAACGTTGGTTTGCAACACATTCCGTCCGATCATCCTTTTTATAATTTAGAAGGAAGCGATAATATTGTATTATTCTTTACCGATCGTTATGTAGCGCAACCTTTGCAAATAAAAGGCGCTGGTGCAGGAGCTGAAGTAACTGCATCTGGAATTTTTGCCGATGTCATTCGAATTGGAAAGTTTTAA
- a CDS encoding homoserine kinase, protein MNELKIFAPATIANVSCGFDVLGLCLDTVGDEMIIRKTAKKGITISKLVGQDLPLETDKNVAGVAGLAMLEKLNLDHGFEIEIYKNIKAGSGIGSSAASSAGTVWAMNELLGKPFSLKELVPFAMQGEKLASGTAHADNVAPALLGGFTLVRSYHPLDIIKIPTPSELFASVIHPQIEVKTSDSRSVLKQKITLKDSIIQIGNLGGLISGLYTADYDLISRSLHDEIVEPLRSILIPGFNDVKQSAINCGALGAGISGSGPSIFALSKGEEMAEAVARSMSETYENLNIDYDIHVSKINTEGCRIL, encoded by the coding sequence ATGAACGAACTCAAAATATTCGCGCCTGCAACCATTGCAAATGTCTCCTGTGGCTTTGATGTCCTCGGACTTTGCTTGGATACCGTTGGTGACGAAATGATCATTCGGAAAACTGCTAAAAAAGGAATTACAATTTCGAAACTTGTCGGACAAGATTTACCTTTAGAAACGGATAAAAATGTAGCTGGAGTTGCTGGATTGGCAATGCTTGAAAAGCTAAATTTAGATCACGGTTTTGAAATTGAAATCTATAAAAATATCAAAGCGGGTAGCGGAATTGGAAGCAGTGCTGCAAGTTCTGCAGGAACGGTTTGGGCAATGAACGAATTGTTAGGAAAACCATTTTCTTTAAAAGAATTGGTACCGTTTGCCATGCAAGGAGAAAAACTAGCCAGTGGAACGGCGCATGCTGATAATGTGGCTCCTGCCCTTTTGGGCGGATTTACCTTAGTGCGAAGTTATCATCCACTGGATATCATTAAAATTCCAACACCTAGTGAATTGTTCGCTTCGGTCATTCATCCACAAATAGAAGTAAAAACATCGGATTCGCGTTCGGTATTAAAGCAAAAAATCACCTTAAAAGATTCCATCATACAAATTGGAAATCTTGGCGGTTTAATTAGCGGATTGTACACGGCTGATTACGATTTGATTAGCAGATCCTTACACGACGAAATTGTAGAACCTTTGCGTTCCATCTTAATTCCTGGCTTCAATGATGTCAAACAAAGCGCAATCAATTGTGGTGCGTTAGGCGCAGGAATTTCAGGTTCTGGACCTTCTATATTTGCATTGAGTAAAGGCGAAGAAATGGCAGAAGCTGTTGCCAGAAGCATGTCCGAAACCTATGAGAATCTAAATATTGATTATGACATTCATGTCTCAAAAATTAATACCGAAGGTTGTCGAATTCTATAA